GGTGAGCCGATCCCGGCCGACCTCGTCGCGAGGATGAAGGAGGCCGAGGAGTTCGGCAAGGGTTTCCTCGCCCGCACCCAGATGTTCTACGCGGCGGTGTCGCTCGGGCTGCACGTCGACCGTCCGGACGACATGACCGCATACCTGCAGGAGACCCAACGCACCTACTCGGTGTTCCCGCCGCTGCCGGACAACCACTTCCATTGCTCGTTCGGTCACCTCGACGGCTACAGCTCGGGCTACTACACCTATATGTGGTCGCTGGTCATCGCGAAGGACATGTTCAGCGCGTTCGACCCGGCCGACCTGTTCGACCAGGACGTCGCGACCCGCTACCGGGAGAAGGTGCTGGGCATGGGCGGCCGCAAGGACGCCGCCGAGTTGGTGCGAGACTTCCTGGGCCGCGACTACACGTTCGACGCGTACGCCGAGTGGCTGGCGCGCTGACCCACGTGCCGTGTTTCGCCGCCGGGTAGACCGGCACCGAAGAAGGAGAGAGCCGTTGATCGAGCTGCGTTCACCCAAGGAACTCGAGCAGATGCGTCCGGCGGGCAAGCTCGTCGCCGACGTGCTCGTCGCGTTGCGCGAGAAGGCCGCCGTCGGCGTCAACCTCCTCGAGCTGGACGCGTTGGCGCACAAGATGATTCGTGATGCCGGCGCGGAGTCGTGCTACATCGACTACCACCCGAGTTTCGGGGCGAGCCCGTTCGGCAAGGTGCTGTGCACCAGCGTCAACGACGCCGTGCTGCACGGCCTGCCGTTCGACTACGCCTTGCAGGACGGCGACCTGCTCAGCGTCGACTTCGCCGCGTCACTCGACGGCTGGGTCGCCGACTCCGCGCTGTCGGTCGTCGTCGGCACGCCGCGTCCGCAGGACCTGAAGATCATCGAGACCACCGAGCGGGCGCTGGAGGCAGGTATCGCCGCGGCCCGGCCGGGCAACAAGCTCGGCGACGTCTCCGCCGCGATCGCGCAGGTGTGCAAGGGCGCCGGTTACCGCGTCAACACCCAGTTCGGTGGTCATGGCGTCGGTCGCACCATGCACGGCGACCCGCACGTGCCCAACGACGGGCGTGCCGGGCGTGGCCTGAAGCTGCAGCCGGGGTTGGTCATCGCGATCGAACCGTGGTTGATGGAGTCGACCGACGAGATCTACACCGACCCCGACGGCTGGACGCTAC
This genomic stretch from Calidifontibacter indicus harbors:
- the map gene encoding type I methionyl aminopeptidase; protein product: MIELRSPKELEQMRPAGKLVADVLVALREKAAVGVNLLELDALAHKMIRDAGAESCYIDYHPSFGASPFGKVLCTSVNDAVLHGLPFDYALQDGDLLSVDFAASLDGWVADSALSVVVGTPRPQDLKIIETTERALEAGIAAARPGNKLGDVSAAIAQVCKGAGYRVNTQFGGHGVGRTMHGDPHVPNDGRAGRGLKLQPGLVIAIEPWLMESTDEIYTDPDGWTLRSVDGSRGAHSEHTIAVTEGDALVLTGRD